Proteins from a genomic interval of Rhizobium sp. SL42:
- a CDS encoding ABC transporter permease, with protein sequence MHIYIGKRLLVAIPTLLIVSIFVFSLQKLLPGDPILAMAGEERDPQVIEFLREKYRLNDPVVYQYGYWIANVLQGDFGMSLRTNQPVLELIGEKLPVTIQLAVMSMIFAFVIGVPMGILAAVKKNTAVDYIANIVALSGLSIPNFWLGIMLILLVSVKLGWLPASGYESIFVDPVRSIETMIMPAFVLGTALAATLMRHTRSAMLGVMKADYIRTARAKGLSERVVILSHTFRNALLPIVTLSALLFGELLAGAVLTEQIFTIPGFGKLIVDAVFNRDYAVVQGVVLCTAIGFILMNLVADVLYVLLNPRMRASL encoded by the coding sequence ATGCATATCTACATCGGAAAACGGCTGCTGGTCGCCATCCCGACGCTGCTGATCGTGTCAATCTTCGTGTTCTCGCTGCAGAAACTGTTACCCGGCGACCCGATCCTTGCCATGGCCGGCGAAGAGCGCGATCCGCAGGTCATCGAATTCCTGCGGGAGAAATATCGTCTGAACGATCCCGTCGTCTACCAATACGGCTACTGGATCGCCAATGTCCTGCAGGGCGATTTCGGCATGTCGCTGCGCACCAACCAGCCGGTGCTGGAACTGATCGGCGAGAAACTGCCCGTCACCATCCAGCTGGCGGTGATGTCGATGATCTTCGCCTTTGTCATCGGCGTGCCGATGGGCATCCTGGCGGCCGTCAAGAAGAACACCGCCGTCGACTATATCGCCAACATCGTCGCGCTGTCGGGTCTTTCCATTCCGAATTTCTGGCTCGGCATCATGCTGATCCTGCTGGTCTCGGTCAAACTCGGCTGGCTTCCCGCCTCAGGCTATGAATCGATCTTCGTCGATCCAGTGCGGTCGATCGAGACCATGATAATGCCCGCCTTCGTGCTGGGCACAGCACTCGCCGCCACCTTGATGCGGCATACCCGGTCGGCCATGCTGGGCGTGATGAAGGCCGACTACATTCGCACGGCGCGCGCCAAGGGCCTTTCGGAACGGGTCGTCATCCTCAGCCACACATTTCGCAATGCGCTGCTGCCGATCGTCACGCTCAGCGCTTTGCTGTTTGGCGAACTGCTGGCCGGCGCGGTCCTCACCGAGCAGATCTTCACCATTCCGGGCTTCGGCAAGCTGATCGTCGATGCCGTGTTCAACCGCGACTATGCCGTCGTGCAGGGCGTCGTCCTGTGCACCGCCATCGGCTTCATCCTGATGAACCTCGTCGCCGACGTGCTCTATGTGCTCCTCAATCCACGCATGAGGGCCAGCCTATGA